Proteins from one Patescibacteria group bacterium genomic window:
- the dprA gene encoding DNA-processing protein DprA, with the protein MSNNKLKKEKIYWLFFSLVKDLGPRKIIYLDKFFGSLKNAFASSFSKLKKSKIEEKTINNIIEAKNKINLKQKLEYLKKSKIKYVYLKEKSYPRLLKEIYTPPPVLFYKGNLKQDEYNLAIVGTRKTSSYGRQVTAEIAGHLASQGLTIVSGLALGIDTLAHKAALDHNGRTIAVLGSGLNKVHPRSNIRLAEKIIESRGLIISEFSPLTPPLKQNFPRRNRIISGLSLGTLVIEAPKKSGALITARYALEQNREVFAVPGSIYSQNSVGTNNIIKQGAKVVTQSDDLLEALNLKEVKKYRENKKSLPKSPEEEKIMGILKTESLHVDKIIQHSKLEPSVVNSTLSLMEMKGLVKNIGGMIYTKAR; encoded by the coding sequence ATGTCAAATAATAAATTAAAAAAAGAAAAAATTTACTGGCTTTTTTTTAGTTTAGTAAAAGACTTAGGGCCCAGAAAAATTATTTATCTGGATAAATTTTTTGGCTCTTTAAAAAATGCTTTTGCCAGCAGCTTTTCAAAATTAAAAAAATCAAAAATAGAAGAAAAAACTATAAATAATATTATAGAAGCCAAAAATAAAATAAATCTCAAACAAAAATTGGAATATTTAAAAAAAAGTAAAATAAAATATGTTTATTTAAAAGAAAAAAGCTACCCTCGTCTTTTAAAAGAAATTTATACTCCCCCGCCGGTGTTGTTTTATAAAGGAAACTTAAAACAGGATGAATATAATTTAGCTATTGTCGGCACCAGAAAGACCTCTTCCTATGGCCGTCAAGTAACTGCTGAAATAGCCGGTCATTTAGCCAGTCAGGGGTTAACCATTGTTTCCGGTCTGGCTTTAGGTATTGATACCTTAGCTCATAAGGCCGCTTTAGATCATAACGGGCGCACAATCGCTGTTTTAGGTTCGGGTTTGAACAAAGTACATCCCCGATCTAATATAAGACTAGCTGAAAAAATAATAGAATCAAGAGGCTTGATTATCTCTGAATTCTCTCCCTTAACGCCTCCTTTAAAACAGAATTTTCCCCGAAGAAACCGCATTATTTCCGGGCTTTCTCTGGGTACCTTAGTAATTGAAGCTCCGAAAAAATCCGGGGCTTTAATCACCGCCCGCTACGCCCTGGAACAAAATCGGGAAGTTTTTGCTGTACCCGGCTCAATTTACAGCCAAAATTCAGTCGGCACTAATAATATTATAAAACAAGGAGCTAAAGTAGTAACTCAAAGTGATGACTTATTAGAGGCTTTGAACCTAAAAGAAGTAAAAAAATACAGAGAAAATAAGAAAAGCCTGCCAAAAAGCCCCGAGGAGGAAAAAATAATGGGGATACTTAAAACTGAATCACTTCATGTTGACAAAATAATTCAACATAGTAAACTAGAACCTAGCGTCGTTAATTCTACTCTGTCCCTAATGGAAATGAAGGGACTGGTTAAAAATATCGGCGGTATGATTTATACCAAAGCAAGATAA
- the topA gene encoding type I DNA topoisomerase, with protein sequence MSKTKNKNLVIVESPTKAKTISRFLGSDFNIKSSYGHLRDLPKKKLGIDTKNNFEPEYVVSQDNQKTVASLKKAAKKAKTVYFATDEDREGEAIAWHLAQLFKTPDEKLKRITFDEITKEAIKEAIKNPRKIDQNLVDAQQARRVLDRLVGYKLSPLLWKKVARGLSAGRVQSVAVRLIAQREEEIEEFKPKEYWVIEAVFKKKNGQEITTKLAKIKGKSLRKFDLSSQKDVNEVKKKIESGEYKVTFLSQKKTTRKPKPPFTTSSLQQEANRRFGYSAKQTMYLAQRLYEGIELGDKEATGLITYMRTDSLNLSDKFLNESRKYIESKIGKEYLPSDPQRYKTKSKGAQEAHEAIRPTSAFRFPQSIKKHIDKKQYNIYQLIWQRAVACQMNPAQAESTTALIGNGEVSFKARGVTLKFDGYLKIYPDKIKENILPPLKKEEKLDINKLKPEQNFTKPPARYSEAGLVKALENKGIGRPSTYAPTIDTIQKRKYVVKEERRLKPTDIGRLVNKVLVKHFPNIVSYEFTAQMEDKLDKIAQNKIEWKPVIKKFYKPFKNNLKKKEMELSKKELTEEKSKYKCDKCGQPMVIKMGRFGKFLACSGYPDCRNTKPLDDKGRIQKKKKEEKTDLKCDKCGAPMVKKTGRYGPFLACSAYPKCKNIKNIEKGTGVTCPKCGKGEIVQKRSRRGKYFYACNQYPDCKFALWAKPTGHKCPKCGSLMLFAKDDMEQCSNKECKHKQEYKEKK encoded by the coding sequence ATGAGTAAAACAAAAAATAAAAATCTGGTTATTGTTGAATCACCAACTAAAGCCAAAACAATCTCCCGTTTTTTAGGGAGTGATTTTAATATTAAATCTTCCTATGGCCATTTGCGTGATTTACCTAAAAAAAAGTTAGGTATTGATACTAAAAATAACTTTGAGCCCGAATATGTAGTCAGCCAGGATAATCAAAAAACTGTTGCCTCTTTAAAAAAAGCAGCTAAAAAAGCTAAGACTGTTTATTTTGCTACTGATGAAGACCGTGAAGGTGAAGCTATTGCCTGGCATTTGGCTCAGTTATTCAAAACTCCAGATGAGAAACTAAAAAGAATTACTTTTGATGAAATAACTAAAGAAGCTATAAAAGAAGCCATTAAAAATCCGCGTAAGATAGATCAGAACTTAGTTGACGCCCAGCAAGCCCGCCGGGTGCTTGATCGCTTGGTTGGTTATAAACTCTCTCCTCTTCTCTGGAAAAAAGTAGCCAGAGGTTTATCAGCCGGACGAGTACAATCAGTGGCTGTACGTTTGATAGCCCAAAGAGAAGAAGAAATAGAAGAATTTAAACCAAAAGAGTATTGGGTAATTGAAGCGGTTTTTAAGAAAAAAAATGGTCAGGAAATTACCACTAAACTAGCTAAAATCAAGGGTAAATCTTTGCGTAAATTTGATCTATCAAGCCAGAAAGACGTCAATGAGGTTAAGAAAAAAATAGAAAGCGGAGAATATAAAGTAACTTTCCTAAGTCAAAAAAAGACGACCCGAAAACCAAAGCCACCCTTTACCACTTCTTCCCTTCAGCAAGAAGCTAACCGTCGTTTTGGCTATTCAGCTAAGCAAACTATGTACCTGGCTCAAAGGCTTTACGAAGGTATTGAACTAGGAGATAAAGAAGCTACTGGTTTAATCACTTACATGAGAACTGACTCACTGAATTTATCTGATAAATTCTTAAATGAATCCAGAAAATATATTGAAAGTAAAATAGGAAAGGAATACTTACCCTCAGACCCTCAACGCTATAAAACAAAATCAAAAGGAGCTCAAGAAGCACATGAAGCTATTCGACCGACTTCTGCTTTCCGTTTTCCTCAAAGTATAAAAAAGCATATTGATAAAAAACAATATAATATATACCAATTAATATGGCAAAGAGCTGTAGCTTGTCAAATGAATCCGGCTCAAGCCGAATCTACCACTGCTCTTATTGGTAACGGAGAGGTAAGTTTTAAAGCTCGCGGGGTGACTCTAAAATTTGATGGCTATTTAAAAATATATCCCGATAAAATAAAAGAAAATATACTGCCTCCTTTAAAAAAAGAGGAAAAACTTGATATAAATAAATTAAAACCTGAACAGAATTTTACTAAACCACCAGCCAGATATTCAGAAGCCGGACTAGTGAAAGCCTTAGAAAATAAAGGTATCGGCCGACCTTCTACCTATGCTCCGACTATTGATACTATTCAAAAAAGAAAATATGTGGTTAAAGAAGAAAGAAGACTAAAACCAACCGATATTGGCCGGCTAGTCAATAAGGTTTTGGTCAAACATTTCCCGAATATAGTTAGTTATGAATTTACCGCTCAAATGGAAGATAAGCTGGATAAAATTGCCCAAAATAAAATAGAATGGAAACCGGTGATAAAAAAATTCTATAAACCTTTTAAAAATAATTTAAAGAAAAAAGAAATGGAACTATCAAAAAAAGAACTGACTGAAGAAAAGTCAAAATATAAATGTGACAAGTGCGGCCAGCCCATGGTTATAAAAATGGGCCGTTTCGGCAAATTTTTAGCCTGTAGCGGCTATCCTGATTGTCGAAATACTAAACCTTTGGATGATAAGGGCCGTATTCAAAAAAAGAAAAAAGAAGAAAAAACCGATTTAAAGTGTGATAAATGTGGTGCTCCCATGGTTAAAAAAACCGGCCGCTACGGTCCTTTCCTGGCTTGCTCAGCCTATCCTAAATGTAAAAATATAAAAAATATTGAGAAAGGCACCGGCGTCACTTGTCCTAAATGTGGTAAAGGTGAGATTGTACAAAAAAGAAGCCGCCGTGGCAAATATTTTTATGCCTGTAACCAATATCCAGATTGTAAGTTCGCTTTGTGGGCTAAACCGACCGGCCATAAATGTCCTAAATGCGGCTCGCTTATGCTTTTTGCTAAAGATGATATGGAACAATGTTCAAATAAAGAATGCAAGCACAAGCAAGAATATAAAGAAAAAAAATAA
- a CDS encoding tetratricopeptide repeat protein — MLKKIKDKISFKATAKAILYLTVFLVPIFFLPLTSEVLEFNKTILFYLLVSLAAVFWFADFSTSKDKKIKKTSLSTPLIIFGLIFLVATIFSYQLKYSLLGQTNYYHHSLLSIIFFIIFLFILVNTIKDKKEIKHFFYLLIFASIFSSVYYLIKIFGLNILPWDFSNQIGFNFFSSTIRGLAVYLSFMSLLSFILVRLSRLKWQKVLLSLYFLLNLIILFLIDINAGWYALIIGFVILLFFFSVKQKDIKAKWISLSALIIAFAILMIFFNVTSVYNIGLSDDISLNQQTSLEITKGSLSKNALFGSGPSTFYYNFFRFRPVSFNNSAYWDLNFIKAGNEWWQITSTLGILGFLSFLSLFVFFTLSLIKRFYQSRSQKERNYLIIFISGSGVLFLSGLFFAYSFSHLFLLFTFFALGLSYLSFKNKEKYSRLLEKYRNAFSSLGLSLVIILAIVVIYFSGRFWLANYYFKEANNSLEKQESLENVENYLVKAINNYSWHVGYNISLAQNYLVRAQLLSQKMNPDATELQQYISNSLTYANRALDLNSKDPEIYSNLAYLYQDINLLTRDDISDKIVDNFNKAINLDENNPKRYYNLANYYATSGQTLKNSLKQLSEENQSEAQETVDNLFNLAIKNYERAIDLKNNYVLAQTARALTYEFKGDIEIAINELTLLVDKYPLDYSLFYELGRIHLNQDNLEKAETNFQKVVNLFPGHSNAYWQLSVIYEKQKEIDKAISAMEAVEKLNPENENVKQRLNELKSE, encoded by the coding sequence ATGTTGAAAAAAATAAAAGACAAAATTAGCTTTAAGGCTACTGCCAAAGCAATATTATATCTGACAGTTTTTTTGGTACCTATTTTCTTTTTACCCTTAACTTCTGAAGTTTTAGAATTTAACAAGACAATTCTTTTTTATTTACTGGTTTCTTTAGCCGCTGTTTTTTGGTTTGCTGATTTTTCAACCAGTAAAGACAAAAAAATAAAAAAAACCTCTCTTTCCACCCCTTTAATTATTTTTGGTCTAATATTTCTAGTAGCCACAATTTTTTCCTATCAGCTCAAGTATAGCCTTTTAGGACAAACCAATTATTATCATCATAGTCTTTTATCTATAATTTTTTTCATTATTTTTTTATTTATCTTGGTAAATACCATCAAGGACAAGAAAGAAATAAAGCACTTTTTTTATCTTCTGATATTTGCTTCTATTTTTTCTTCAGTTTATTATCTGATAAAAATTTTCGGCTTGAATATACTACCTTGGGATTTCTCCAATCAAATCGGCTTTAATTTTTTTAGTTCTACTATCAGAGGTTTGGCTGTTTATCTGAGTTTTATGTCTCTATTGAGTTTTATTTTAGTTAGGCTCAGTCGCCTAAAATGGCAGAAAGTCTTACTCTCTTTATATTTTTTATTAAATTTAATTATACTTTTTTTAATTGATATTAATGCGGGCTGGTACGCTTTGATTATTGGTTTTGTGATTTTACTTTTTTTCTTTTCTGTTAAACAAAAAGATATAAAAGCTAAATGGATCAGTTTATCGGCTTTAATTATTGCTTTTGCTATATTAATGATTTTCTTTAATGTTACCTCTGTTTATAATATTGGTTTGTCTGATGATATATCCTTAAATCAACAAACTTCCCTAGAAATAACTAAAGGCAGTTTAAGTAAAAATGCGCTCTTTGGCTCTGGTCCCAGTACTTTCTATTATAATTTTTTCCGTTTTCGTCCGGTTTCTTTTAATAACTCTGCTTACTGGGATTTGAATTTTATTAAAGCGGGCAATGAATGGTGGCAGATAACCAGCACTCTTGGTATTTTAGGGTTTCTTAGTTTTTTATCGCTTTTTGTTTTCTTTACTCTTTCTTTGATTAAAAGATTTTATCAATCAAGATCTCAAAAAGAAAGAAATTATCTAATAATTTTTATAAGCGGATCCGGAGTGCTTTTTCTTTCGGGGTTGTTTTTTGCTTATTCTTTTTCTCATCTATTTTTACTTTTTACTTTTTTTGCTTTAGGGTTGAGTTATCTCAGCTTTAAAAATAAAGAAAAATATTCTCGTTTGCTGGAAAAGTACCGAAACGCTTTTTCTTCCTTAGGTCTTTCCTTAGTGATTATATTAGCAATAGTAGTAATATATTTTAGCGGACGGTTTTGGTTAGCTAATTATTATTTTAAAGAAGCTAATAACTCTCTGGAAAAACAGGAGAGTCTTGAGAATGTAGAAAATTATTTAGTAAAAGCCATTAATAATTACAGTTGGCATGTTGGCTATAATATTTCCTTAGCCCAAAATTATTTAGTTAGAGCGCAACTTCTTTCACAAAAAATGAATCCCGATGCCACTGAATTACAGCAATATATCTCAAATTCATTAACTTATGCTAATAGAGCTCTTGATTTGAACAGTAAAGATCCCGAGATATATTCTAATTTAGCTTATCTTTATCAGGATATAAATCTTTTAACACGCGATGATATTTCTGATAAAATAGTGGATAATTTTAATAAAGCTATTAATTTAGACGAGAATAATCCCAAGCGTTATTATAATTTGGCTAATTATTATGCCACCAGCGGACAAACTCTTAAAAATTCCCTAAAACAATTATCGGAAGAAAACCAGTCAGAAGCCCAAGAAACCGTAGATAATTTATTTAATTTAGCCATAAAAAACTATGAAAGAGCTATAGACTTGAAAAATAATTATGTTTTAGCTCAAACTGCCAGAGCCTTAACTTATGAATTTAAAGGAGATATTGAAATAGCTATTAATGAATTAACTCTCTTAGTTGATAAATACCCACTTGATTATAGTTTATTTTATGAGTTAGGTCGGATTCATTTAAATCAAGATAATTTAGAGAAAGCGGAAACAAATTTTCAGAAAGTAGTTAATTTATTTCCGGGCCATTCAAACGCCTATTGGCAGTTATCAGTTATTTATGAAAAACAAAAAGAAATTGACAAGGCTATTTCAGCTATGGAAGCTGTTGAAAAGTTAAATCCGGAAAATGAAAATGTTAAGCAAAGATTAAATGAATTAAAGAGTGAATAA